One Streptomyces hundungensis DNA segment encodes these proteins:
- a CDS encoding 2-oxoacid:ferredoxin oxidoreductase subunit beta — MPNANELLQLVPKAEGKQSMKDFKSDQEVRWCPGCGDYAILAAVQGFMPELGLAKENIVFVSGIGCSSRFPYYMNTYGMHSIHGRAPAIATGLASSRRDLSVWVVTGDGDALSIGGNHLIHALRRNVNLKILLFNNRIYGLTKGQYSPTSEVGKITKSTPMGSLDAPFNPVSLAIGAEASFVARTVDSDRKHLTEVLRQAAEHPGTALVEIYQNCNIFNDGAFEALKDKDQAEEAVIRLEHGQPIRFGADAAKGVVRDPATGDLVVVPVTAENEADILVHDAHNASPTTAFALSRLADPDTLHHTPIGVFRSVDRPVYDTLMADQLDTAIEQNGKGDLAALLAGKDTWTVVG; from the coding sequence ATGCCTAATGCGAACGAGCTCTTGCAGCTGGTCCCCAAGGCCGAGGGCAAGCAGTCCATGAAGGACTTCAAGTCCGACCAGGAAGTGCGCTGGTGCCCGGGGTGCGGTGACTACGCGATCCTGGCCGCCGTGCAGGGCTTCATGCCCGAGCTCGGCCTGGCCAAGGAGAACATCGTCTTCGTCTCCGGCATCGGCTGCTCCTCCCGCTTCCCGTACTACATGAACACGTACGGGATGCACTCCATCCACGGCCGGGCCCCGGCCATCGCGACCGGGCTCGCCTCCTCGCGGCGGGACTTGAGCGTGTGGGTGGTGACCGGTGACGGCGACGCGCTGTCGATCGGCGGCAACCACCTCATCCACGCCCTGCGCCGCAACGTCAACTTGAAGATCCTGCTGTTCAACAACCGTATCTACGGCCTGACCAAGGGCCAGTACTCGCCCACCTCCGAGGTCGGCAAGATCACCAAGTCGACGCCGATGGGCTCCCTGGACGCGCCCTTCAACCCGGTCTCCCTCGCCATCGGCGCCGAGGCCTCGTTCGTGGCGCGGACCGTGGACTCCGACCGCAAGCACCTCACCGAGGTGCTGCGCCAGGCGGCCGAGCACCCCGGTACCGCCCTGGTGGAGATCTACCAGAACTGCAACATCTTCAACGACGGCGCCTTCGAGGCCCTCAAGGACAAGGACCAGGCGGAGGAGGCCGTGATCCGCCTGGAGCACGGGCAGCCGATCCGTTTCGGCGCGGACGCCGCCAAGGGCGTGGTCCGCGACCCGGCCACCGGCGACCTCGTGGTCGTCCCGGTCACCGCGGAGAACGAGGCGGACATCCTGGTCCACGACGCGCACAACGCCTCGCCCACCACGGCGTTCGCGCTCTCCCGCCTCGCCGACCCCGACACCCTGCACCACACCCCGATCGGTGTGTTCCGCTCCGTCGACCGCCCGGTGTACGACACCTTGATGGCCGACCAGCTGGACACCGCGATCGAGCAGAACGGAAAGGGCGACCTGGCCGCGCTGCTGGCGGGCAAGGACACCTGGACGGTCGTCGGCTGA
- a CDS encoding winged helix-turn-helix transcriptional regulator, whose translation MGVSERDGRGAREERREAMCPHRLVLEHVTSRWGVLVLDALLDRPYRFSELRREVGKVGTVSEKMLAQTLRTLERDGFVHRDAKPVIPPRVDYSITELGREAAEQVRALARWTGARMADVQRARAAYDAARETSTAV comes from the coding sequence ATGGGAGTAAGTGAGCGGGACGGCCGGGGTGCGCGTGAGGAGCGGCGGGAGGCCATGTGCCCGCACCGGCTCGTGCTGGAGCACGTCACCAGCCGCTGGGGCGTCCTGGTTCTGGACGCGCTGCTCGACCGGCCGTACCGGTTCAGCGAGCTGCGGCGCGAGGTCGGCAAGGTCGGCACGGTCAGCGAGAAGATGCTCGCCCAGACCCTGCGGACGCTGGAGCGCGACGGCTTCGTACACCGCGACGCCAAGCCGGTGATCCCGCCGCGCGTCGACTACTCGATCACCGAGCTCGGGCGCGAGGCCGCCGAGCAGGTGCGGGCCCTTGCCCGCTGGACCGGGGCGCGGATGGCCGATGTGCAGCGCGCCCGGGCCGCCTATGACGCGGCGCGCGAGACGTCAACTGCCGTGTAG